In Nicotiana tabacum cultivar K326 chromosome 17, ASM71507v2, whole genome shotgun sequence, one DNA window encodes the following:
- the LOC142172156 gene encoding uncharacterized protein LOC142172156, with product MSPFEIVLRKKPTQPAEITQQKTGGKYLASYRYSWDRQAMVKEARYSLAKAHKRMKKYADKNRCPLEFKVSDKVLLNLTSQSWKKIDVQVRHRALVARHDGPFEVAEKVGEVAYRLKLPERMKIYPTFHVSFLKPYIEDPEDPDKHKINRAPPKMRTQLEKEIDKILDHWILGMHKKNMQIEFLIQWKGKPEADATWEKGASLWKHEQQIEDYLKSASTKMSSSTSGGGLLAPNIGT from the coding sequence ATGAGTCCATTTGAGATTGTTTTGAGGAAGAAGCCTACACAACCGGCTGAGATTACACAACAAAAGACTGGGGGTAAATATCTAGCTTCTTACCGCTATAGTTGGGATAGACAAGCTATGGTCAAAGAGGCGAGATATAGCTTGGCAAAGGCCCAtaaaagaatgaagaaatatgCTGACAAGAACAGGTGCCCCTTGGAGTTTAAAGTAAGTGATAAGGTGTTGTTAAATCTTACTTCACAGAGCTGGAAAAAGATTGACGTCCAGGTGAGGCATAGAGCATTGGTTGCAAGGCACGATGGTCCTTTTGAAGTTGCTGAAAAAGTTGGTGAAGTTGCTTACCGATTGAAACTTCCAGAAAGAATGAAGATATATCCAACTTTTCATGTGAGTTTTCTAAAGCCTTACATTGAAGATCCTGAAGATCCGgacaaacataaaataaacagaGCTCCTCCTAAGATGCGCACTCAACTTGAGAAAGAAATTGACAAGATTCTTGACCACTGGATTCTTGGGATGCACAAGAAGAACATGCAAATAGAATTTTTGATTCAATGGAAAGGAAAACCTGAGGCCGATGCGACTTGGGAAAAGGGTGCTTCATTGTGGAAACATGAACAACAAATAGAGGACTATTTGAAGTCAGCCTCAACGAAGATGTCGAGTTCAACTAGTGGGGGTGGTTTGTTAGCCCCTAATATTGGAACGTGA